One genomic window of Glycine max cultivar Williams 82 chromosome 16, Glycine_max_v4.0, whole genome shotgun sequence includes the following:
- the LOC112999761 gene encoding uncharacterized protein: MEKNNSLPKYSCSYSEFGFTERSNSYNFNGPIQKGSGFSAANDPELKRKKRIKAYNVFTVEGKLKTSVRNGFKWIKNKFGDIRNGE, encoded by the coding sequence ATGGAGAAAAACAACTCACTCCCTAAATACTCATGCTCCTACTCTGAATTTGGGTTCACGGAACGATCAAACTCATACAATTTCAACGGGCCAATCCAGAAGGGAAGTGGGTTTTCTGCAGCAAATGATCCAGAGCttaagaggaagaagagaatcAAGGCGTATAACGTGTTCACTGTGGAGGGAAAGCTTAAAACAAGTGTTAGAAACGGGTTCAAGTGGATCAAGAACAAGTTTGGTGACATTCGCAATGGGGAGTGA